TCCGGGCCATGGCATCTTTACAAATGCGGGGCGCAGCCTGTTTGTCGAGGCTTATGGTGGCCTGTACCTGCATATTGTTAAAAAACGCGATCTTTTTTACCGTACCTATTTTTACGCCGGATAACCATACATTGTTTCCAGGTTGTAAACCATTCACATCGTTAAAAATAACTTTCAGGGTGAACTTCCTGTTAAATAGTTTATCCTGGCTCCCGATCATAAAGATGCCGGCAACCAGTATGGCCAGCCCGGTAATAATAAAAATGCCAACCAGGAATGGGCGTTTATAATTTGGCTTGTTCATTGTTCAGCATGTAATAGTTATAGAAATTCCTTACCCGTTCATCATCCGACCGGAACACTTCTTCAAAACTTCCCTGCCGGAAAAATATTCCATCAGACAGCATCACAATGCGGTCGCCGGTTGTTTTGGCGCAACTGAGATCGTGGGTAATTATAATTGAACTGGTATTATATTGTTGCTGTACCTTATTGATAAGGTTGTTGATCTCCATGCAGGTTACCGGGTCAAGGCCGCCGGTAGGCTCATCGTATAACATTATTTCGGGCTTAAGTATCAGCATCCGGGCAATACCGATCCTTTTTTTCTGACCACCCGATAATTCCGCTGGCATCTGGTCAATTGTTTGTAATAAACCTACATCAGTGAGCACCTGTTCTATAGCCTCATTCACCTGCTCCTTTGTCAATTCCCGCCGGTTCCTTACCAATGGAAATTCAAGGTTTTCCCAAACGGTCATCCCATCATACAACGCGCTGCTTTGAAAGGAGAATCCTATGTTCAGCCGCAGTTCGCGCAGTTCTTTTATTTCCAGGTCATTTACTTCGCTGCCCAAAATGCTTACAGATCCGCTATCGGCTTTCAACAACCCGGCAATGATCTTTATCAATACCGATTTGCCACTGCCCGAGCGACCCAGAATTACGATGTTTTCCCCTTTATACAATTCAAGGTCAACTCCCTTTAATACCTCATTTTCGCCAAAAGACTTAACCAGTTTTTTTACCGATATTACCGGTGTGCTTTTGTCGATCCCTGATAGTTCCCTTTTCATGTTCAACGGAAATAATTTACAATTTGAACCAACACGATCTCTTCAATAAAGATCAGGAACATGGATATCACCACTGCTGAATTAGCCGCACGGCCAACACCCACCGTTCCCTGCTTTGCATTATATCCTTTATAGCAGCTGACAATGCCGATGGTAAAACCGTAGATGATTGACCTTATAGCTGATGAAAACAGATCGATCCAGGTGATCTTCACAAAGGCATCGGACATAAATGCGGTGAAGCTGGTTAATTCATTGTGGTGAACATTCAGGTAAGAGCCCAACATGCCAATACCAGCAAAGTAGGTGACAAGGACCGGTAACGTTATGGTAATTGACACTACCCGGGTAATTACCAGGAATTTGAACGGGTTGGTAGAAGACACTTCCATGGCGTCTATTTGCTCGGTAACCCGCATGGAAGCCAGTTCGGCGCCCATGTTGGACCCTACCTTACCGGCTATTACCAGCGACGTAATAAGCGGGGCCAGGGCCCTGATGATGGCAATGGCTATCAATGACGGCAGCCAGGACGTAGCGCCAAACTCAGAAAGGGAAGGACGGCTTTGTTTGGTGAATACGATCCCCGTTATAAATGCGGTAAGGGTAATGATGGGTAATGATTTGCAGCCGATCTCGTAACATTGCCGCACTACTTCTTTGAGTTCGTATGGACCCGCAAACACCTCTTTGAAAAAGGCAACAGTAAATCTATGAACCTCATACACACTTACAAAAAACTGCCGGAATTTCTTCTGGCGGAGCTTACTGCTGCCGGCAGCCAGGCTGTTATTTTGTAAAGCCGTTTCCATGATCTGTATTTTATGAATAGATAATAAAACTCCGCCTGTTTTACGATTATATCCATGACAGGTATCAATTGGCCTGTTGATAAAGCTCATTTGAACCAGGCGTGATTATGATGCAACTTTATTATAAACTTTAAATTTAAAAATTATGAAACGTTCTGTTTTATTACCTGTTATCGTATTATTTGCGGCAGGATATGCTGTTCCTGTTCTTGCGCAGGAAACATTACCAGAGGTTACTGTAGTGGCAACCAACTATAAATACCTTAAATCGGTGGGTGGAAAAGAGGTGAGTCAGCCTGTTCAGCTGCTTCAACGCACCGCTGCTGAGTACGATGTAAAGAAATCGGATTATTATGAAGACGATTATGATTCTTATTTTGTTTCATTTGTGCTGCCGGAAGGACAAATTCTCGCTGCTTATGATAAAAATGGGAAGTTGCTTCGTACTGCCGAAAAATATGGAAATGTAAAATTACCAGCTGCAGTTTCCAGCGCAGTTGCAAAAAAATATCCTGACTGGCGGGTTTCAAAAGACGTATATATGGTCACTTATTATGACGATAAGGGTACCGACAAAAAATACAAACTGTTGTTGGAAAACGGAAATAAACGAATGAAGGTAAAAGTGAATGAGGCCGGTGAATTCTTTTAAAATTTGTATTCAGGTTGATCAGCAGGTGTAATACCGGTAATATGTTTGTAATTACCGGTATTTTTTATAAGCTATAGCTGAATATATTAAAACGGATAACCCAATGCAAAATTCCAGATCAGGTTTTGCTTCCGCCAATCCTTATTACCTAACTGAATATCCTTGAACGTCCATCGCTGTCCTTCCTCCTGCCAGGGTTTGTAAAAGGGCATGGCAAGATCTAAACGGATGACCAGAATGCTTACATCTATCCGCAACCCAAATCCTGCATCCAGGGCAATTTGTTTGTAAAAATGGTTTGTGAGCTGCCCTTCCTTACCATACAACACGCTATCCTTCATCCAGATATTACCGGCATCCGCAAAAAAAGCACTGCTCAACCGGCCGGCCAGCGGAAAACGGATCTCGGTGCTTGATTCCAGTTTATAGTCGCCGCCGATTTGTGGAAAGGCGCTTTGCTGAGCATCGGTTGCCTGTGCACTGCCTGGTCCCAGGTGGCGGGGAAGAAAACCGCGCAGGCTGTTGGCGCCGCCAATCAGGTATTGCCGCGAAAAAGGCAAAAAAGGAGAATTGCCATAGGGATAACTGGCGCCAATGATAAGGCGGCTGGCCCAGGTAAGCTGTGGATTCAGTTTCAGGAAATACCGGTAATCGACGCCTGCTTTTACAAACTGCATAAAATAGGCATTGCCAACTTTGGTTGAGAAATATCCATGGTTGCCTTTGATGATCCCCAGCGTAGTGCCGGCGAATTCAACACCAGCATGCAGATAGCTGGAATGTTTCTTTTTACCCCAGTTGCTGAGGATGAACTGAAAACCCAATGAAGGAATAATGATGGTAGGAAGCACATATTTAAATGCGGAATCAGGGGGTATGCTGCCCAAATAACTATGGGTGAAATTTGCGGTGTTTGTAATGGTGAGGCTAAAGGGCGTAAACCGGTACTGTCTTGTGAGCGTGTCGTTCCACACCAGTTCATAACGGCCATGCAGGTACTTTTCTGTATAAAGGTCTGTGTGCCTGATCCAGTCGAAGCTTACCGGAAAATAAGTCCTGGGGATCAGGGGCAGGTTAAGCCCCGTCCAAAAAGGCATCAGTAACCTGGGAATACTATAAGTGGCTTCAATTCCTATGCGCCAGTTATTGTTGTACTGCAACGAGTCGTTGGGGGTTATTTCAAACGAC
The Niastella koreensis GR20-10 genome window above contains:
- a CDS encoding ABC transporter ATP-binding protein — protein: MKRELSGIDKSTPVISVKKLVKSFGENEVLKGVDLELYKGENIVILGRSGSGKSVLIKIIAGLLKADSGSVSILGSEVNDLEIKELRELRLNIGFSFQSSALYDGMTVWENLEFPLVRNRRELTKEQVNEAIEQVLTDVGLLQTIDQMPAELSGGQKKRIGIARMLILKPEIMLYDEPTGGLDPVTCMEINNLINKVQQQYNTSSIIITHDLSCAKTTGDRIVMLSDGIFFRQGSFEEVFRSDDERVRNFYNYYMLNNEQAKL
- a CDS encoding MlaE family ABC transporter permease, which encodes METALQNNSLAAGSSKLRQKKFRQFFVSVYEVHRFTVAFFKEVFAGPYELKEVVRQCYEIGCKSLPIITLTAFITGIVFTKQSRPSLSEFGATSWLPSLIAIAIIRALAPLITSLVIAGKVGSNMGAELASMRVTEQIDAMEVSSTNPFKFLVITRVVSITITLPVLVTYFAGIGMLGSYLNVHHNELTSFTAFMSDAFVKITWIDLFSSAIRSIIYGFTIGIVSCYKGYNAKQGTVGVGRAANSAVVISMFLIFIEEIVLVQIVNYFR
- a CDS encoding nicotinic acid mononucleotide adenylyltransferase, which gives rise to MKRSVLLPVIVLFAAGYAVPVLAQETLPEVTVVATNYKYLKSVGGKEVSQPVQLLQRTAAEYDVKKSDYYEDDYDSYFVSFVLPEGQILAAYDKNGKLLRTAEKYGNVKLPAAVSSAVAKKYPDWRVSKDVYMVTYYDDKGTDKKYKLLLENGNKRMKVKVNEAGEFF